In Anaerolineales bacterium, a genomic segment contains:
- a CDS encoding PspC domain-containing protein, whose protein sequence is MNLGSKKLFRSRTNRMIFGVCAGLAEFFGIDPTIVRLVFVAGTLLWFGTFLLLYLIMFIVVPEEPL, encoded by the coding sequence ATGAATTTGGGATCTAAAAAACTATTCCGTAGCCGCACGAACCGCATGATCTTTGGGGTGTGCGCCGGGCTGGCTGAATTCTTTGGCATCGATCCGACCATCGTCCGGTTAGTATTCGTGGCGGGCACCCTCCTGTGGTTTGGCACGTTTCTCCTTCTGTATCTGATCATGTTCATCGTCGTGCCGGAGGAGCCCCTCTAA
- a CDS encoding ADP-ribosylglycohydrolase, whose protein sequence is MSPVLPRALARSRHRGCLLGLAAGDALGTALEFKPPGSFIPISDLVGGGPFHLIAGEWTDDTSMALCLAESLIQKGGFDPVDQLERYLRWWHTGYLSSNGRFFDIGGTTSEALRRFERTSEPYPGLAARYSAGNGSLMRLAPVPMFYARQPSKALARCADASRTTHAAPQALDACRYFGMVTVGVLLGVPKESLLSPPAAWDFVDAQTLESLSRLDPEIRQVAAGSFKHKQPPEIQGSGYVVRSLEAALWAFYHSDSFQEGALLAANLGEDADTTAAIYGQLAGAYYGEEGIPLEWRSMLAMLELIIEYADKLFNLANGL, encoded by the coding sequence ATGTCTCCAGTTCTTCCTCGTGCCCTCGCCCGTTCTCGCCATCGCGGCTGCCTGCTGGGCTTAGCTGCCGGAGATGCCCTGGGTACGGCGCTCGAATTTAAGCCACCAGGCAGCTTCATCCCCATCTCCGATCTGGTTGGGGGTGGACCATTTCACCTTATTGCGGGTGAGTGGACTGATGACACCTCCATGGCGCTGTGCCTGGCCGAGAGCCTGATCCAAAAGGGCGGTTTTGACCCGGTTGACCAGCTGGAACGCTACCTGCGCTGGTGGCATACCGGCTACCTCTCCTCCAATGGACGTTTCTTCGATATCGGTGGAACTACCTCAGAAGCATTACGCCGTTTCGAGCGCACGAGTGAACCTTATCCCGGACTTGCAGCGAGGTACAGCGCTGGCAACGGCTCATTAATGCGCCTTGCGCCGGTGCCCATGTTCTATGCTCGACAGCCCAGCAAAGCCTTGGCACGCTGTGCGGATGCTTCACGCACCACGCATGCTGCCCCACAGGCGCTGGATGCCTGCCGTTACTTCGGAATGGTCACCGTAGGCGTCTTGCTCGGCGTTCCGAAGGAATCCCTGCTGTCACCACCCGCCGCCTGGGACTTCGTCGATGCTCAAACCCTGGAGTCACTCAGCAGGCTGGATCCCGAGATCCGCCAGGTGGCGGCGGGTTCCTTCAAGCACAAGCAACCGCCGGAAATCCAGGGCAGCGGTTATGTGGTGCGCAGCCTGGAAGCAGCCTTGTGGGCTTTTTACCATTCGGACTCCTTCCAGGAGGGGGCTCTTCTGGCTGCCAACCTGGGTGAAGATGCCGACACCACCGCTGCCATTTACGGCCAGCTGGCTGGCGCGTATTACGGAGAAGAAGGCATCCCGCTGGAATGGCGTTCGATGCTGGCCATGCTGGAGTTGATCATCGAGTATGCGGATAAGCTTTTTAATCTGGCCAACGGATTATGA
- a CDS encoding FAD-dependent oxidoreductase, with translation MPIKEKVYWHDTVEMPAGDALTSLPGRVDVAVIGGGIPGVSAAHQLAKRGAATALLEAESIGWGASSRNGGMALSGLKLDVETVEDRYGKDLTHQLFEDSIASLDTVEQIVQEEQIECGFARSGSLLLANKPAHYTGLQHESDRLASQYNFQTHLISREDLQVEIGSQVYYGGLVDETSAGLNPGQYAAGLAHAAERAGAQLCPATRLLEIRRTPAGFQLKTTRGDLAAGQVLVTTGGYTGPATPQLQRRIIPIGSYIIATQPLPEVLAAQLIPHRRMVFDYKHFLNYYRLSDDNRLVFGGRAAFFPETKSTIRSSAKILQREMVKIFPQLKKTDVEYAWGGTLDFSFDQMPHTGQLEGVHYALGFAGHGVALGTHIGKRVADAMLDGTVADLPYSSYSFPTAPLGLYNGKPWFLPLIGLWHRVLDWIS, from the coding sequence ATGCCGATTAAAGAAAAAGTTTACTGGCACGATACTGTTGAGATGCCGGCGGGTGATGCGCTGACAAGCCTGCCGGGGCGAGTGGATGTGGCTGTGATCGGTGGGGGCATCCCGGGGGTCTCGGCTGCCCACCAGCTGGCTAAACGTGGCGCTGCCACCGCGCTGCTCGAGGCGGAAAGCATCGGGTGGGGTGCCAGCTCGCGCAATGGCGGCATGGCCCTCAGCGGGCTCAAGCTGGACGTTGAAACGGTGGAAGACCGCTATGGAAAGGACTTAACCCACCAGCTGTTCGAGGATTCAATCGCCTCGCTGGATACCGTGGAGCAGATCGTGCAGGAGGAGCAGATCGAGTGTGGATTTGCCCGCAGCGGCTCGCTTTTGCTGGCGAACAAGCCGGCACATTATACCGGCTTGCAGCATGAATCAGATCGGCTTGCCAGCCAATATAACTTTCAGACACACCTCATCTCCCGGGAAGACCTGCAAGTTGAGATCGGCTCACAGGTATATTATGGTGGCCTGGTGGATGAGACCAGCGCAGGGTTGAACCCAGGGCAATACGCTGCTGGCCTGGCTCATGCCGCCGAGCGGGCTGGGGCCCAGCTATGCCCAGCAACCAGGTTACTGGAGATCCGGCGGACACCTGCCGGGTTCCAGCTCAAAACCACGCGGGGCGATCTGGCAGCCGGCCAGGTACTGGTCACTACCGGCGGTTACACCGGTCCAGCCACCCCGCAATTGCAGCGCCGTATCATCCCGATTGGATCGTATATCATCGCCACGCAACCGCTGCCTGAGGTCCTCGCCGCGCAGCTCATCCCGCACCGGCGGATGGTGTTCGATTACAAGCATTTTCTCAACTATTATCGATTATCGGATGACAACCGCTTGGTCTTCGGAGGCAGGGCGGCTTTCTTCCCTGAAACAAAGTCGACCATCCGCTCGAGTGCGAAAATCCTACAGCGAGAGATGGTGAAAATATTTCCACAGCTGAAAAAAACCGATGTCGAATATGCCTGGGGCGGCACCCTGGATTTCTCATTTGACCAGATGCCGCATACTGGTCAGCTGGAGGGAGTGCATTATGCACTGGGCTTTGCCGGGCACGGGGTGGCCCTGGGCACCCATATCGGTAAGCGGGTGGCAGACGCCATGCTGGACGGTACAGTGGCAGACTTACCCTATTCCTCTTATAGCTTCCCCACTGCGCCGCTCGGTTTATACAATGGGAAGCCCTGGTTCCTGCCGCTGATTGGCCTGTGGCACAGGGTATTGGACTGGATATCTTGA
- a CDS encoding adenylate/guanylate cyclase domain-containing protein, which translates to MTVAPVGTITFLFTDIAGSTRLWQQHPETMQTALQRHHALLNEAIANQGGYVFQIIGDAFCAAFPTACAGLEAAIEAQHALLAEKWGETGIIKVRMALHTGQAELKVGDYTSGEYASGLTLSRAARLLSAGHGGQILVSLPTAELVRDHLPQDVSLRDMGPRRLKDLIRPEQIFQVLAPGLLTDFAPLKTLDVHPHNLPVQLTSFIGREHEMAEIKKLLSSTHLLTLTGTGGTGKTRLALQVAADLIDEFPGGVWLVELAPLHDPALVQSTVTAVLGVREQPDRPLSDLLVEHVREEHMLLILDNCEHLVEASAQLAELLMRSAPELKILATSRVHLNLGGERTYPVQPLALPDPKRTQTVLTLAQYDAVRLFIDRASAIQPSFSITSENAPAVAQICTHLDGIPLAIELAAARTRHLSPASISARLGDRFNLLTGGSRTLLPRQQTLRAAIDWSYDLLSSAECIMFNRQAVFPGSFTLEAAEAICAEDATSAPAEHDISASQVMDLLSALVDHSLVSVQEWNGENRYGFLETVRQYALEKLQATGELASLRDKHLAYFLKLALQGEPYTWIGDPEWIRRFDAEFDNLRTSMEYALSCDPESAILLANSLGMFIDFTSRNFEFNSWIERISIMAESWPPGKMKAMALYFAGDRATYLEDYQHAQDLLESALEMAKELGDKKLVSLITHVLAVNNLRRGDWAQLRYYAEQRLAISRELGDNDGIAGSLWQLGESLCNSGNLKMGRMHLEQSLELARQENFPNCISFALESLSRLAFMEGEYPKARVMLTECAQIRRQMGFRSGLVWTLYRLGQVFLKERDAVQARALFDECLEIFDDMKDISGHLLYIDGNSGIAALTGQDERAARLFGASKAAAEKLNVVMTEFSRKVYEPLIATVRERLGETEFEKLWADGRTLTLEDAIELAKKQNP; encoded by the coding sequence ATGACAGTTGCACCGGTTGGGACAATTACTTTCTTATTCACCGATATCGCGGGCAGTACCAGGCTGTGGCAGCAGCATCCTGAAACCATGCAGACAGCCCTCCAACGTCACCACGCCCTGCTGAATGAGGCCATCGCCAACCAGGGTGGTTACGTCTTCCAGATCATCGGGGATGCCTTCTGTGCGGCGTTCCCCACCGCCTGTGCCGGGCTGGAGGCAGCTATCGAGGCACAGCACGCCCTGCTGGCTGAAAAATGGGGGGAGACGGGTATCATCAAGGTGCGCATGGCCCTACACACCGGGCAGGCTGAGCTGAAAGTGGGTGACTACACTTCAGGCGAATATGCCTCCGGCCTGACATTGAGCCGTGCTGCTCGCCTGCTGTCTGCCGGGCATGGTGGGCAGATCCTGGTCTCACTCCCCACCGCCGAGCTGGTGCGTGACCACCTGCCCCAAGATGTGAGCCTGCGCGACATGGGTCCCCGGCGCTTGAAGGACCTGATCCGCCCGGAGCAGATCTTCCAGGTGCTTGCGCCTGGCCTGCTGACCGACTTCGCACCCCTTAAAACCCTCGATGTTCACCCACACAACCTGCCCGTTCAGCTGACCAGCTTCATCGGCCGTGAACATGAGATGGCCGAGATCAAGAAGTTGCTCAGCAGCACCCACCTGCTCACCTTAACTGGGACCGGTGGAACAGGCAAGACCCGCCTGGCATTACAGGTGGCAGCTGACCTAATTGACGAATTTCCCGGCGGAGTGTGGCTGGTCGAGCTTGCACCACTGCATGATCCTGCCCTGGTGCAGAGTACGGTTACCGCCGTCCTGGGCGTGCGCGAACAGCCCGACAGGCCATTATCTGACCTGCTGGTGGAGCATGTGCGCGAGGAACACATGTTGCTCATTTTGGATAACTGTGAGCACCTGGTTGAAGCCTCTGCTCAGCTGGCGGAATTACTTATGCGCAGCGCTCCAGAGCTGAAGATCCTTGCCACCAGCCGGGTACACTTGAACCTGGGGGGTGAACGAACCTACCCTGTACAACCGCTGGCACTCCCCGACCCCAAACGCACCCAAACGGTACTTACCCTGGCCCAGTATGATGCCGTGCGCTTGTTTATTGATCGCGCATCAGCAATACAACCTTCTTTCAGCATCACCAGCGAGAACGCGCCCGCTGTGGCACAAATCTGCACCCACCTGGATGGTATCCCGCTGGCCATCGAGCTGGCAGCGGCACGGACACGCCACTTATCTCCAGCTTCAATTTCAGCACGGTTGGGCGATCGATTCAACCTGCTGACCGGCGGTAGCCGCACCCTCCTGCCCCGCCAGCAAACCCTGCGGGCTGCCATCGACTGGAGCTATGACCTTCTCAGCTCAGCTGAATGCATCATGTTCAACCGCCAGGCAGTGTTTCCCGGCAGTTTCACCCTGGAGGCCGCGGAGGCGATTTGTGCTGAGGATGCCACCAGCGCGCCAGCAGAACATGATATTTCAGCTTCCCAGGTGATGGATCTGCTCAGCGCACTGGTCGACCATTCGCTGGTGAGCGTGCAGGAGTGGAATGGTGAGAACCGCTATGGTTTCCTGGAGACGGTGCGGCAGTACGCCCTGGAGAAGCTGCAGGCTACCGGTGAGCTGGCATCGCTAAGGGATAAGCACCTGGCATATTTCCTAAAACTCGCCCTGCAGGGAGAACCTTACACATGGATAGGAGATCCAGAGTGGATAAGGCGATTTGATGCTGAGTTTGACAACTTACGCACCAGCATGGAATATGCCCTTTCATGTGACCCGGAATCAGCCATCTTGCTGGCAAATTCATTAGGTATGTTTATTGATTTTACTTCTCGGAATTTCGAATTTAACAGCTGGATCGAGCGCATATCGATTATGGCGGAATCCTGGCCACCCGGGAAGATGAAAGCCATGGCGCTCTACTTCGCTGGTGATCGGGCTACTTACCTGGAGGATTACCAACATGCACAGGATTTACTGGAATCGGCCCTGGAAATGGCAAAAGAGCTGGGCGATAAAAAACTGGTTTCGCTTATAACGCATGTCCTGGCTGTTAATAATTTACGGCGGGGTGATTGGGCGCAGTTACGCTATTACGCGGAACAACGCCTGGCAATCTCGCGTGAGCTCGGCGACAATGATGGTATTGCGGGAAGCCTCTGGCAGTTGGGCGAATCGCTATGCAATAGTGGAAATCTCAAAATGGGCCGAATGCATCTTGAACAATCACTTGAGTTAGCCCGGCAGGAGAATTTTCCAAATTGCATCTCCTTTGCGCTCGAATCTCTCTCCCGGTTGGCATTCATGGAAGGAGAATACCCCAAAGCCAGGGTGATGTTGACGGAGTGCGCTCAAATTCGCAGGCAAATGGGATTTCGAAGTGGCCTCGTCTGGACGCTGTACCGTTTGGGCCAGGTCTTTCTAAAGGAACGCGATGCCGTCCAGGCCAGGGCGTTATTTGATGAATGCCTGGAGATATTTGATGATATGAAAGATATCAGTGGGCACTTATTGTATATTGACGGTAATTCAGGCATCGCTGCCCTGACAGGGCAGGATGAACGCGCCGCACGCCTGTTTGGGGCGTCTAAAGCTGCAGCCGAGAAGCTCAATGTGGTAATGACTGAATTCTCCCGCAAGGTATATGAACCGCTCATTGCTACAGTCCGTGAGCGGCTCGGTGAAACCGAGTTCGAAAAATTGTGGGCAGACGGGCGCACTTTGACCCTGGAAGACGCGATTGAGCTGGCGAAGAAACAAAACCCATAG
- a CDS encoding penicillin acylase family protein, which translates to MNRQFRKIGLVFAGLTSLAAGGYAYLRHTFLPQTSGTAQIKGIEDPVEVIRDRWGIPHIYAKNEMDLVFAQGFVHAQDRLWQMDFQRRLVAGRLAEILGEVALPLDRWMRILGMRRAATRDEQIIPDKIRGLIDAYTAGVNAWINRGHYPIEFTLLRYQPEPWTVADSLAWGKMMAWTLSVNWESELLRAQLIARLGPEKAAELEPEPDSNEPYVIPPGVDYSTVGHLASDRAKAARRFTGPAGEHGLGSNNWVLSGLHTASGKPLLANDMHLQMGIPAIWYENHLVGGELELAGVSLPGVLGIIAGHNQHVAWGFTNGFPDVQDLYLEHLNRTEQGQVQYEYQGQWLDAEVLQEPIRIKGGQTVTQEVIITRHGPIINQLAPDLVGETPLALRWTALDAEQLFTALFGMNRAKNCLEFREALRSWGTPSQNTVYADTQGNIAYNLTGRVPIRMRGDGRVPVPGWTGEYEWSGFIPFDELPQLYNPPQGYIVTANNRQVDHSYPNFLGSDYISANRARRIKELIEANPKIDIAYIQRMHFDQVSPHARTVGALLGGLTTNDPELKIVVEAMKKWDGNLSPASPEASVYEVFYRRLVLLLTSPRLGDLAICYLGKGPTPILAETSIFGERAFEWLLHEASAQDSVWFGKMDGESRDELLRMALREAVDELKGRFGASMENWSWGKQHKLRFAHTLGSVKPLNLLLNRGPYPVGGDGNTIWNTFTGYHDLASDAVVGPPFRFIADLGDLEHCQGLLAPGQSGHPFSKHYADQIKAWFNRGYHPMIFNRQEVDKATEAKLTLLPS; encoded by the coding sequence ATGAACAGGCAATTCCGAAAAATCGGTTTGGTATTTGCGGGGCTCACCAGCCTGGCAGCGGGGGGTTATGCCTACTTGCGTCACACGTTCCTGCCTCAGACCAGCGGAACCGCACAGATCAAGGGGATTGAAGACCCGGTGGAGGTGATCCGTGACCGTTGGGGAATCCCCCATATTTACGCAAAAAATGAAATGGACCTGGTGTTCGCCCAGGGATTCGTCCACGCCCAAGACCGACTGTGGCAGATGGATTTTCAGCGACGCCTGGTGGCTGGACGGCTGGCTGAAATCCTGGGCGAGGTGGCCTTGCCGCTCGACCGCTGGATGCGCATCCTGGGGATGCGCAGGGCTGCCACCAGAGATGAACAGATAATTCCAGATAAAATCCGGGGTCTCATCGATGCCTACACGGCTGGGGTCAATGCCTGGATCAACCGCGGACATTACCCAATCGAGTTTACACTATTACGCTACCAGCCCGAACCCTGGACGGTGGCCGATTCGCTCGCCTGGGGTAAGATGATGGCCTGGACGCTCTCCGTCAATTGGGAAAGCGAGCTCTTGCGGGCGCAGCTGATCGCACGCTTGGGACCTGAAAAGGCTGCTGAGCTGGAACCGGAGCCTGATTCGAATGAACCCTATGTTATCCCCCCTGGGGTGGATTACTCCACAGTCGGTCATCTCGCTTCCGATCGGGCGAAGGCAGCCCGGCGGTTCACCGGGCCAGCTGGTGAACATGGTTTAGGCAGCAACAACTGGGTGCTGTCAGGTTTGCATACCGCCTCCGGTAAACCCCTGCTGGCCAACGATATGCACCTGCAAATGGGTATCCCGGCCATTTGGTACGAGAACCACCTGGTAGGCGGCGAGCTGGAGCTGGCGGGGGTCTCTTTGCCCGGGGTGCTGGGGATTATCGCCGGGCACAACCAGCACGTCGCCTGGGGGTTCACCAACGGCTTCCCCGATGTTCAGGACTTGTATCTTGAACATCTCAACCGCACCGAGCAAGGTCAGGTGCAATATGAATATCAGGGCCAGTGGCTGGATGCTGAGGTATTGCAGGAGCCTATCCGGATCAAAGGAGGGCAAACGGTCACCCAGGAAGTGATCATCACCCGCCACGGACCTATCATCAACCAGCTGGCGCCTGATCTGGTTGGTGAGACTCCCCTGGCCTTACGCTGGACTGCCTTGGATGCTGAGCAGTTATTCACTGCCTTGTTTGGGATGAATCGGGCCAAAAATTGCCTCGAATTTCGTGAAGCGCTGCGTTCCTGGGGCACCCCGTCTCAGAATACGGTGTACGCCGACACCCAGGGCAACATCGCCTATAACCTGACCGGCAGGGTGCCTATCCGTATGCGGGGCGATGGGCGGGTGCCTGTCCCCGGCTGGACCGGTGAATACGAATGGAGCGGCTTTATCCCCTTCGATGAGCTGCCCCAGCTTTATAACCCTCCCCAGGGCTATATCGTTACCGCTAACAACCGCCAGGTGGATCACAGCTACCCGAATTTCCTGGGTAGCGACTACATCTCCGCCAACCGTGCCCGGCGAATCAAGGAGCTAATCGAAGCCAATCCGAAGATCGATATCGCTTACATCCAGCGCATGCATTTTGACCAGGTTTCGCCTCATGCCCGGACGGTCGGAGCCTTGCTGGGTGGGCTCACCACTAATGACCCCGAGCTAAAAATCGTGGTTGAGGCGATGAAGAAGTGGGATGGCAACCTATCCCCTGCCAGCCCTGAAGCCAGCGTATATGAGGTGTTTTATCGCCGCCTGGTCCTGCTGCTGACCTCGCCCAGGCTGGGTGACCTGGCCATCTGCTACCTGGGCAAGGGTCCCACTCCAATATTGGCAGAAACCAGCATTTTCGGAGAGCGTGCCTTTGAATGGCTGCTCCATGAAGCCAGCGCACAGGATTCGGTCTGGTTCGGGAAAATGGATGGAGAAAGTCGGGACGAGCTGCTGCGCATGGCTTTGCGAGAGGCTGTGGATGAGCTGAAAGGTCGCTTTGGTGCCTCGATGGAAAATTGGTCCTGGGGCAAGCAGCATAAGCTACGCTTTGCCCACACCCTGGGTAGCGTGAAACCGCTTAACTTGCTCTTGAACCGCGGTCCCTACCCGGTGGGTGGTGATGGCAATACTATCTGGAATACATTCACGGGGTACCATGACCTGGCATCCGATGCCGTGGTTGGCCCGCCGTTCCGTTTCATCGCCGACCTGGGAGACCTGGAGCACTGCCAGGGGTTGCTTGCCCCGGGCCAGTCGGGCCATCCGTTCAGCAAGCATTACGCCGACCAGATCAAAGCCTGGTTCAACCGCGGCTACCATCCGATGATCTTCAATCGCCAGGAAGTGGATAAGGCTACTGAAGCTAAACTGACCCTGCTACCCAGCTAA
- a CDS encoding aromatic ring-hydroxylating dioxygenase subunit alpha: MIPNQWYIVLASKEISPGKLVGVTRMGEKMVFWRDSQGKIGCLVDQCPHRGVAFSAGKLMRDCVQCPFHGFEFDTTGRCTLIPANGRSAEVPKVFKAKAYPVRELHGLVYLWWGEPRGEYPALPDFDFMNDPNLVYAATTDVWNTHYSRVIENQLDVVHVPFVHYNTIGRGNKTVVNGPRYTMEDQKEGDAILNIWVKNEVDTGQVPLKAGDIAPIERHPQLQFIFPNLWHNWISDTFHLILAFVPIDGENTKLYFRSYHSVKFPIARQITNFFSNRSNILIANQDKRVVVTQRPFRSDLRIGEKLIPGDGPVIEYRRRRQALIEGKT; encoded by the coding sequence ATGATACCTAACCAGTGGTATATCGTGCTCGCATCCAAGGAAATCAGTCCTGGCAAGTTAGTCGGTGTCACCCGCATGGGTGAGAAAATGGTATTCTGGCGCGATAGCCAGGGAAAGATAGGCTGCCTGGTGGACCAATGCCCCCACCGCGGTGTAGCGTTCAGTGCTGGCAAGCTCATGCGTGACTGCGTTCAGTGCCCCTTCCACGGGTTTGAGTTTGACACCACCGGTCGCTGCACGCTCATCCCCGCCAATGGACGCTCTGCCGAAGTACCCAAGGTATTCAAGGCGAAGGCTTACCCGGTGCGCGAGCTACACGGCCTGGTCTATCTCTGGTGGGGTGAACCACGCGGCGAATACCCGGCCCTACCTGACTTCGACTTCATGAATGACCCCAACCTGGTTTACGCCGCCACCACGGACGTGTGGAATACCCACTATTCGCGGGTCATCGAGAATCAGCTGGATGTGGTTCATGTACCGTTTGTTCATTACAACACCATCGGGCGGGGCAATAAGACCGTCGTCAATGGACCACGCTACACAATGGAAGACCAGAAAGAAGGAGATGCCATCCTCAATATCTGGGTCAAGAATGAAGTGGACACTGGCCAGGTTCCACTGAAGGCAGGTGATATCGCCCCCATTGAAAGGCACCCTCAGCTACAGTTCATCTTCCCGAACCTGTGGCACAACTGGATCAGCGATACCTTCCACCTTATCCTGGCTTTTGTCCCCATCGATGGCGAAAATACCAAGCTATATTTTCGATCGTATCACAGCGTCAAATTCCCTATCGCACGCCAGATCACGAATTTCTTCAGCAACCGCAGCAATATCCTAATTGCCAATCAAGACAAGCGCGTGGTTGTCACCCAGCGCCCCTTTCGCTCCGACCTACGTATCGGCGAAAAGCTCATCCCTGGCGATGGCCCGGTGATCGAATATCGGCGGCGGCGCCAGGCCTTGATTGAAGGTAAAACCTAG
- a CDS encoding 2-heptaprenyl-1,4-naphthoquinone methyltransferase — protein sequence MPTSPVTRSKSAARQTYNRLSGVYDLLAGSSELPLTKLGLQMLAVRRGERVLELGCGTGHALAILAEQAGDVGWAHGIDLSSGMLHQARRHLVNKKLAGQVSLLEGDGARLPYPDNCLDAIFLSFTLELFDTPEIPLVLAECLRVLRTGGHLGVVSLYSTGHPNWIVRLYEWFHAHLPAYVDCRPINAAEWARAAGLFVEKQTVKLMWGLPVEILLARKT from the coding sequence ATGCCGACCAGCCCGGTGACAAGATCGAAATCAGCTGCCAGGCAGACCTATAACCGCCTGAGTGGTGTGTATGACCTGCTGGCAGGCTCCAGTGAATTGCCCCTGACGAAACTGGGACTACAGATGCTGGCTGTGCGCCGGGGTGAGCGGGTGCTGGAACTTGGCTGTGGCACGGGTCATGCCCTGGCCATCCTGGCTGAGCAGGCTGGCGATGTGGGATGGGCGCACGGCATCGACTTATCTTCGGGCATGCTGCACCAGGCCAGGCGACACCTGGTCAATAAAAAGTTGGCTGGTCAGGTCAGCCTACTCGAAGGAGATGGTGCACGCCTCCCCTATCCCGATAATTGTCTCGATGCCATTTTCCTGAGCTTCACACTGGAGCTGTTCGATACACCAGAAATCCCACTGGTTTTAGCAGAATGTCTGCGGGTGTTACGTACAGGTGGGCACCTGGGAGTGGTGAGCCTGTACAGCACCGGGCATCCCAACTGGATTGTTCGACTATACGAATGGTTTCATGCTCACCTGCCCGCTTACGTGGATTGCCGCCCGATCAACGCAGCTGAATGGGCCCGTGCGGCGGGATTATTCGTTGAGAAGCAAACGGTTAAATTAATGTGGGGGCTGCCCGTAGAAATCCTGCTGGCCAGAAAAACCTAA
- the kynU gene encoding kynureninase, which yields MPGSPSTSPASFIDELATFRDAFAISDPDLIYLDGNSLGRLPKATLESLAQVVSQEWGEGLIRGWNLNWYAAASRIGDKIAPLLGAASGQVVVTDTTSINLYKLAMAALARLPERKKIVTDELNFPSDLYILQSCINQLGEGYTLQLVRSHDGMTIALDDLAGAVDEDTALVSLSHVAFKSGFMYDAEQVTRLAHQAGALMLWDICHAVGAVPLELDAWGADLSVGCTYKYLNGGPGAPAFLYVRRDLQDELQQPIWGWFAERQPFAFELDFTPAQGMRRFLVSSPPILSTLAMEAALDIVLQAGIERIRRKSIAQTSYLIELFDTRLVQLGFKLGTPRNPTLRGSHVSIRHPEGYRINRALIDEMKVIPDFREPDNIRLGIAPLYTSFDEIHEAVERICQVVTEKRYLKYPLQRQAVT from the coding sequence ATGCCTGGTTCGCCTTCCACTTCTCCTGCTTCCTTCATCGATGAATTAGCCACATTCCGTGATGCTTTCGCCATTAGCGATCCTGATTTAATTTACCTGGATGGGAATTCGCTTGGCCGGCTGCCAAAAGCAACCCTTGAGAGCCTGGCCCAGGTGGTCAGCCAGGAGTGGGGCGAAGGTCTCATTCGGGGCTGGAACCTTAACTGGTACGCGGCCGCCTCTCGAATCGGCGATAAGATCGCCCCCTTACTCGGGGCAGCCTCCGGGCAGGTGGTGGTCACAGATACCACTTCGATAAACCTGTATAAACTGGCGATGGCAGCCCTGGCCAGGCTACCCGAGCGAAAGAAGATTGTCACCGATGAGTTAAATTTCCCCTCCGACCTGTACATCCTGCAGTCCTGCATTAACCAGCTGGGTGAAGGATACACGCTACAGCTGGTACGCTCGCATGACGGGATGACCATTGCGTTAGACGACCTGGCCGGGGCAGTGGATGAGGATACTGCTTTAGTCAGCCTCTCGCATGTAGCGTTTAAATCGGGCTTTATGTACGATGCTGAGCAGGTGACCCGGCTCGCTCACCAGGCAGGGGCACTGATGCTCTGGGATATATGCCATGCGGTGGGAGCCGTTCCGCTCGAGCTGGATGCCTGGGGAGCGGACCTGTCGGTGGGCTGTACCTATAAATATCTCAACGGGGGGCCGGGTGCCCCGGCATTCCTGTATGTGCGCCGCGACCTGCAAGACGAGCTGCAACAGCCGATCTGGGGCTGGTTCGCTGAGCGCCAGCCGTTTGCTTTCGAGCTTGACTTCACGCCTGCGCAGGGGATGCGGCGTTTCCTGGTCAGCAGCCCGCCCATCCTATCCACCCTGGCGATGGAAGCCGCGCTGGATATCGTGCTCCAGGCTGGCATTGAGCGCATCCGCCGGAAATCGATTGCCCAGACCAGTTACCTGATCGAGCTATTCGATACCCGATTAGTGCAATTGGGATTCAAGCTTGGCACCCCACGTAACCCCACCTTGCGCGGCTCCCACGTCTCCATCCGCCACCCCGAAGGGTATCGTATTAACCGGGCCCTGATCGATGAAATGAAGGTGATTCCCGATTTTCGCGAGCCCGATAACATCCGTCTGGGGATTGCCCCGTTGTACACCAGCTTTGACGAGATCCATGAAGCTGTGGAGCGGATTTGCCAGGTTGTGACCGAGAAGCGCTACCTGAAATACCCACTTCAGCGCCAGGCAGTCACCTAA